The following proteins are encoded in a genomic region of Apodemus sylvaticus chromosome 21, mApoSyl1.1, whole genome shotgun sequence:
- the LOC127672132 gene encoding methyl-CpG-binding domain protein 3-like 2B codes for MERPSGNSVSSQPVIGRHTRSMIPNKLQKRRQIRVAPKKTKSKNKDSLTSILSRRMTSCIFQKPVTIITSHPENKTRYRREEAQLKKPMQLCALKRLQNHQVGDSKGGLSCPMKFTIPLERIALGMQDEANSHSGIEDLLTPGEATSVQPPCLEKTEQVALQLSPSFSSQGVTMPLPLHLSPSYSIQVTKADILRQTWKVKKARQRLAEALKADRLARQAENMREQRRVENTR; via the coding sequence ATGGAGAGGCCTTCAGGAAACTCAGTTTCAAGCCAGCCCGTGATAGGAAGACACACAAGAAGTATGATACCCAACAAAttacaaaagagaagacagatcCGGGTTGCCCCAAAGAAGACAAAGTCCAAAAACAAAGATAGTCTTACGTCCATACTTTCTCGTAGGATGACTAGTTGCATCTTTCAAAAACCTGTGACCATAATAACTTCACACCCTGAGAATAAAACCAGGTACAGGAGAGAGGAAGCTCAGCTGAAGAAACCCATGCAGCTCTGTGCATTGAAGAGACTGCAGAACCATCAAGTTGGAGACAGTAAAGGAGGCCTATCATGTCCAATGAAGTTTACAATCCCCCTAGAAAGAATTGCACTGGGAATGCAGGATGAAGCCAATAGCCACAGTGGTATTGAGGATCTGCTCACTCCTGGAGAAGCCACCTCTGTCCAACCCCCATGCTTGGAAAAGACTGAGCAAGTGGCTCTTCAGTTATCACCTTCTTTCTCCAGTCAAGGGGTAACAATGCCACTGCCCCTTCATCTGTCACCATCTTACAGCATTCAAGTAACTAAGGCAGACATCCTGAGACAGACCTGGAAGGTAAAGAAAGccaggcagagactggcagaagCCTTGAAGGCAGACAGGCTTGCCAGGCAGGCAGAGAACATGAGGGAGCAAAGAAGAGTGGAAAACACGCGTTGA